The Stieleria maiorica genome includes the window CGTGACGACAACGGTAATCCTCTGCTCAGTTGGCGCGTCGCAATCCTGCCCTACATCGAACAACAGCAACTCTATGAACAGTTCCATCTGGATGAACCCTGGGACAGCCCCCACAACCGCCAACTGATCGAGCAAATGCCTCGAACCTATGGCGACCCCAGTGCGATCGTGCCTCCCGGACACACCGTGTTCCAGGTACCTCAAGGAGAAGGCATGATGTTCGAAGATTCCGGGCAGATCAGGATGCGTGACATCACCGACGGCACGTCCAACACCATCATGGCGATCGAAAGCAGTGCCCAAGCGGCGGTGCCGTGGACAAAACCTGCGGATCTGCAGATCGATCCATCCGATCCGCTCGCGAAAATGGGCGACAACCGCCCCGGTGGTTTTCACGTGCTGATGGGTGACGGAGCCGTCCGATTCATCGCCAATTCCATCGATCCCGAAGTCTTCAAGAAACTGCTGACGCGGGCCGGCAGCGAACCGGTTAATTTTTAATTACTCGTCTTTTTGGCGGATCGCAACAGCCAGCGTCTCACCCGAGCACGGACGCTCGGCCGGCCCGACGTAGCTACCTTCGCCAGAAGGTGGATACCCGTGTTTTCCACGCTCTGGCGAGCGTAGCTACGTTGTAACGCGCCCGGTTGATACGCCGGACGCCCGTGCGAACCCTCTCATTGATTCCTCCCCGACAAAACGTTTTCAAATGACTCGCCCCCTCGCCGTTTGCTTCTCCCTCCTTTGCCTTTCAACCCTGGCGTCCGCCGCGCCGCCCCGACCGAACATCCTTTGGCTGTCGTGTGAAGACATCAGCCCGCACCTCGGGTGCTATGGGGACGAGCATGCGATCACGCCTAACCTGGACCAACTCGCCGACGAAGGTGTCCGCTACAGCCATGCGTTCACAACCGCCGGAGTTTGTGCGCCGTGCCGCAGCGGGATCATCACAGGGATGTACCAGACGACACTCGGGACGCACCACATGCGTTGCACGGCCACGCTGCCCGATGGGATCCATCCGTTCCCAAAATTCCTGCGCGACGCCGGGTACTTCTGCACCAACAATTCCAAGCAGGACTACCAATTCAAAACGCCCGCCGACACATGGGATGTTTCATCCGGCAAGGCCCATTGGCGTGACCGCGGCGATGATGACACGCCCTTCTTCGCCGTGTTCAACTTCACCGGCTGCCATGAATCGGGCATCGCACGAAAAAGCAAGTATCTGGATGTGACCGAGGTGTTGACCGACGACCAACGTCAAGATCCCGCGAAATTGCAACTGCCGCCCTACTACTGCGACACAACGATCACGCGCGAGGATTGGAAACGCAACTACGAATTGATCACGGCCATGGACCATTGGGCCGGCGGGTTGATTCAGCAGCTCAAGGACGACGGCCTGTACGAAAACACGATCATCATGTTCTGGTCCGATCACGGCGTCGGATTACCACGAGCTAAACGCTGGCTGTACGAATCAGGCACACACATCCCGCTGATCGTTCGCATTCCAGCGGCGTATCGTGTCGACGACCAGGGAACTCCGGGGACCGTTTGCGACGACCTGGTCAGCTCGATCGATTTCGGACCAACCGTCTTGAATCTCGCCGGTCTCGACCTGCCCTCGTACGTTCAAGGACAATCGTTTCTGGGAAGCGATCTGCCGGCGCCCAGGCAATATGTGTTCGGCGCACGCGACCGCATGGACGAACGCTACGACATCATTCGAATGGTTCGCGACAAACGTTTCCGTTATCTCCGCAACTTTGAACCGCTGAAAAGCTATTACCAATACATCAACACCTGCGAAAAAGGCGCCACGATGCGCGAGCTGAGACGGTTACATGACGCGGGTCAATTGCCGCCGGCGGCCGAATACTATTTCTCGCCCACCAAACCGGTCGAAGAGCTCTACGATTGCGAAGCCGATCCGCACGAAATCCACAACTTGGCCGACGACGATGCCTACGCGGATGTGTTGAAACGGATGCGTGATGCACAAACCCGGTGGATCGCCGACACGGGGGACCTGGGATTGATCCCCGAAGCGATCCTTGCCGAGCGAGCCGAATCGTTGGGAAGCGAATACGCAGTCCTGCGACAGGTCGATGCGGATCGATACAACAAACGGCTTGGTGAGATCGCGGTCGCCGCTTCAAGCGGTCCGTCGGCCTTGAAAACGCTGGTCGATGCCGCCGAAGACGGCGACAGCGCCATCCGATATTGGGCGGCGACGGGGATCGGCAACCTGGGCACGGTCGCAAAACAAGCCGCCTTCGAATCGATGACGCAGTTGCTGGCCGATGATTCGTCGGCCGTCCGCACCGCGGCGGCCCGGGCGTTGTGCCGAATGGAATTGCCCGAGGCAGCGCTGCCGGTCTTGATCCACGAGATGACCACCGGTGCCCAGTGGGAACGGTTGCAGGCGGCCATCGTGCTCGATGAAATCGATGAACAGGCGCTGCCGGTGATCGACCAGATGCGGCAGGGATTGCAGTACCAAAAAGGCTTCAATTCCGACGGCAAGTACCGCGTCCGCGTGACCAACCGCGCCCTCAACGAACTTGAGGGAACGAATAACGTCGTGGATTGATGCGGGGAGCGAATTGGCAGAATGATTCGGGGCAGAATGATGGGCAGCCTCGGTGAGAAACGCTGAGTGACATCGCAAAAAAGAAACCCACGGATGGCAAAGCGTACCCACGGATGTCATTCAGCCGGGAATCCGTGGGTACGCTTTGCCATCCGTGGGCCAATTCAGCCTGATCTCCGAAGCCGGTCCTCTCGCGGAATCCCGATTCCCCTCCGTTGCTACTTCGATCCAGCAAACGCGTCCAATTCACTCAGCTTCAAACGCACGCTCAAGATGTAGGGCTGTTCGCCCTTGGTCCAATGACCGTAGGTGGTTGTGACGATCGTGTCGTCCGGCAACACTTCGACGCCGGGATACGCCGTGTCGGCGCCTTTCGTGTTGTCGCCCAACCGCACGAAGTACTGGCCGTCACGCCCGCCCACCAAATCGTCCCAGCTGCCGACCCAACCGACCCAATCGCCTTCGAACGGGCGATGCTTTCGGTCTTGCATGGGTGACTGGCAACGATAGCTGATGAACAATCGACCGTCCGCGGTGTACTTTCCGGTGTGGCGATCGCCGGTCAACGCGAGTGGCAATTCCTGCGGCGCCGACCACGATTTTCCTTCGTCATCGGAAAAGATGATGTGGGAATTCTTGCGCCGCGCGTTTTCTCGCAGCAGCACGGCCAGCCGTTTCCCATCGGGCGACCGGATGCAACCGGGTTCGCACAGATGAACGTCGCTCGACTGATACACCGATTCCGGGGTGGACCAAGTCAAACCGCCATCGGTCGAGCGCGTTTGATACAGCGTGAAAACACCGGTTCGTTTTCCATTCTCCGTGAAGAACCGCCCGTCGTCGTGGAACATCGCCAGGTAGTGCCCCTTTCCCGTCCGCAACGCTTCGACGAAGCCCATCACGACAATCCCGCCCCAGTCGCCGACGGGCTTCAGCGGGCTCCAATCCAAACCGTCGTTTTCCGAAACCGCCAGGCGAGCCGGATAGAGCCCCGACCACATGATGATGCGTTTGGTGCCGTCGGGACCGATCACGCGGTGAAGTGTGGGCACTTCCCTGGACGTCGACCAATTGTCGGGCGTGGGCAAACGATCGCTCCATGTCCGTCCGCCGTCGTCGCTGCGTCTGTAAACGATGCCGCCGCGGCCATGCCCTTTCGGATACACGCACAACATCGTCTTGCCGTCTTCCAACAAACACGTCGTCGGATGGCCGAGGTATTGTCCGGCTTCGCGATCAACGATCACTTGGCGGCCGGTATCATCACTCAAATCGATCGTCGAAAGGGATGTTGCGTCGTCGGATGAGGCGGGCTGCAAGAACCCATGTGACACGAGGAACCGATCCAAGTGGCGGATCGTTGATTCGTAGCTTGAATTATCACCGCGACCATAGTTAAAAAAACCGTGTCCTTGGCCATCGAATCCGACCAGTTCGCAATCACCGCCGGCCTTTTCGATCGCCTGACAGAACGCTTCGACCGTCCAATAGGGGACCGTGGAGTCGGCTTTGCCATGGAAGATGATCGCCGGCGGCGTTTCCGAGCCGACGTGATGGATCGGCGAGAGAGCTTTGGGGTCGGTGCCCATCCGTTCGGGAAGGCCGGCAACTTTTTCCGGATCCAGCGGCGGCCGATCGTCGATCCCGGCCAACACGACGGCCGGATTGAACAGCGCCAACGCGGCGGGCCGACTGCTGACCGAGCTATTTTCGCCGGATTCATCAAGCCCCTCGATCACGCCGGTGCATGCCGCCACGTGGCCTCCCGCCGAGCCTCCGCCGGCGACGACCCGATTCGGGTCGATGCCCAATCGATCCGCCTGCTCGCGGATCCAGCGGACCGCCGATTTTCCGTCGGCGACACACTGGACCGCCTTGGTCCCTTGGCGTTCCAACACGCGGTAGTCTGCCGTCATCGCGACCATGCCGCGCGACGCCAGGTACTTGCAGTGCTCAGTGAACTGGTTCGGCGTTCCGCTCTTCCAGCCGCCGCCGAAGAAAAACACGATGGCCGAACGCCGATCGCTCGGCTTGTGGTCGTGTGGCCGGAACACGTACAGATTCAATGAAACCGCTTGCCCCTCGGCATCCTCCGTGGTTTTGTAGACTTCGACGGAAGCACCGGCGCGGCGCATCTTGGATTCGGTGTCTTGATCCTGGGCCCAAAGGCGGGGGACAGGAATTAGTGCAAGTGTGATCAGTGCTAGTGTGATCGGGGCGAATCGAACACGCGATTGGTGGGACATGTGGGCTGCCAAAGGGAAGAAAAACGGGGAAGGTGCGTTGAACACGCGTGGGGTGGGAATGGTTTAAAGTATAGCCCCGCCTGCTGTCCCGTGTTCCCACGCACTCCCCACACCCACCCACGCAACCCTCCATGATTCGATTGACTCGATGCTACTTCTCGGCGTTGTTGCTCTCACCGCTTCTTGCATTGCTGACCAGTTCCGTCGCCCTCGCGGAAAACGACAACCCGGTTGGCGATGCGGTTGCCGGCGACGGCATTGATTTTTCCAGTGCCGATTTCTGGGAGACGATCGACGGAAAACCGGTCGGCGAAAGTTGGGAGTTTTCCGACGGAGAGGTCCGACTGGTCAACCCACGGGGCGGCAATGGCAGTCTGATCAGCCGGCCGCTTCCGCCAAACTTTGAACTGTCATGGGAATGGAATATTCAAGAGAAAACGAACACGGGATTGAAGTACCGCGTTCGCAAGTTCGGAAAAGCGTTGTTCAGCAACAGCTTCTTGGGAATCGAGTACCAGATCATCGACGACGCTCCGACCAAGCTGGACAAAGGCAGCACGGCGTCGATCTATGATTTGGTCGCACCAGCGGGTGAAAAAACGCTGCATCCGATCGGCCAGTGGAATCAGGCGCGCGTGGTCGCCAGGGGGAACCGATTGGAGCATTACCTGAACGGCCACCTGGTTGCCTCGGCCACGACGACCGGCCCCAGCTGGGACAAGACGATCGCGCTGAGCAAATTCTATGGTGCGAAGGACTTCGGCAGCCCCAAGGCCGGTGACCGCATCATGCTGACCGATCACGGCGGCAAAGCGTCGTACCGCAAGTTTCAGTTTGCCGCCCTGGAGGTCGATGCGGCTGACATCGAACCGCCGGCCGCATCGGGCCCGTTCCTCGGCAACGCGATGCGGAACAGTTGGGCGGACCAGGATTCCATCGTGATCTGGACCCGCACGACCGCGCGCCCCGATTTCGTCGCCGATGGCTTGGAGTTCGTTTCGATTTCGACCAAAGCGGCGTCCAAACTGTCCAAAGAAACCGATCCCGAAAAGCTGCTCGGTGCACAACTTCCCGAAGACGTAACGTTGTCGCAAATGTTGGGAGCGTGTCCCGGAGCGCCAGGTCGCGTTCGGCTGATGTACTTTCCCGGCAAACAACGCTATGCCACCAAGACCACCGATTGGATCACGACGGGACCGGACAGTGATTTCACGGCCCAGTGGAAACTCGAGGAACTAAAACCGGACACCCAATACGCCGCCATCATCGAAGCCCAATCACTCGACCGCGACGAAACCACAGCGGTCGTCCGCGGTGCGTTTCGCACTGCACCCAAGGTCAATGCGAAAAAGGACGTCAAGTTTTGCATCACGACCTGCCATGACTTCATCCGCCGCGACGACGGCATGAAGGGGCACAAGATCTATCCGGTGATGACCGAGATGCAGCCGGATTTCATCGTCCACGCCGGCGACATCGAGTACTACGACAAACCCGACCCCTGGGCAATGACGATTGAATTGATGCGTTTCAAATGGGGCCGGATCTTTGCCCTGCCCAGCAATCGTGACTTTTACAGCCGGACCACCAGCTACTTTTTAAAGGACGACCACGACACGTTGAAGAATGACTGCTGGGCGGGCCAAAGCTACGGCTCGGTCAGTTTCGAACAGGGCGTCCGGCTGTTCAACGAGGAACAATTCCCGTCGCTGAAGCCACGTTACACCAACGTCCGCTGGGGCCGCGATCTGGAGGTCTGGTTCCTGGAGGGACGTGACTACCGCAGCCCCAATTCGATGCCCGATGGACCGGAGAAAACAATCTTGGGGGAAGAGCAGAAAGCCTGGTTGTTCAAGACCCTGGAGGAATCGACGGCGAAATTCAAAGTGATCTGCAGCCCGACGCCGGTCGTCGGCCCCGACCGCGCGAACAAGAAAGACAATCACGCCAACGAGATTTTTGCGCACGAAGGCGACCAGATCCGGGCCAAGCTGGCGACGATCGACAACGTGATCGTGTTGTGCGGCGACCGTCATTGGCAATACGCGTCCTTTGATTCCGACGCCGATCTCTGGGAGTTCGGCTGTGGCCCGGGAAGCGAGAAACATCAATTGGGCTGGAAACCGGGCGACGAGCGTCCACAGCACCGATTCCTACGCGTCGCCGGCGGATTCCTGTCCGGCGAATTGAACTACACCGGCGAGGAAAAACAACCGCGATTGACCCTCCGCCACCACAAGGTCGACGGAGAAACCGTCAGCGAGTTCCACTTCCCGATCGAAGGGGACGGGGGTGAATGGCACGGGGATAAGCCGATACGCTGAGCCGTAGGCGCTAGCCTCGGGCCCTACCGCCGTGTTATAGGCGCATCAACGCCCGCGGCTAGCGCCGTCGGCTCACTAAGCCCGTGCCATTTGGGACGGGGGTTCATTCGTGTTTTCAACCTCCGTCCCCTTTTTCGTCAGGCGTCCAGGCGTTCGCGGATGAAGGTCGGGTTGGGGGTACCGCTGCCTTTGCGATCACAGCGAAAGAACTCCGAGACGTAACGAACCGGTGTCTTCTTCTCCGGGACCTTGAAGCGGTCGCCTTTTTGCAACACGGGGCGTGTTTCGTCCATGCGTCCGAACTGGCGGGTTCCGGCGGCCTGACAGGGATACCAGTGCCCGTTGCCGTCGGCGTCCTCCAGATAGAACTCGGGGTAGCAGTGATCGGGGATCCAGACGACCCGCGCGGGAATTTTTAGGTTGCGACAGATCGCCACGAACAAACTGGTCATTTCCTCGCAGTCGCCCTTGCCCTCTTTCAAGGCGACCGAGGCGTTTTTCAAGTCGCCTTCGACATACTGCACTTTGTCGCGGACGTAGTCATAGGCGAGTTCGACACGGTGCCAATCGCTGTCGGCATCCATCTGCTCGACTTCTTGGGCGGCTTCGCGGATGGATCGGTGCGAAGCGTCGATGAAGGGACTGTTTCCGGCGTAGAGCCTCAGGTCCCGCGACAGTCGTTTGGGGATCACCAGGGTCGAGGTATCGTCCGGGGGCAGAATCCGCGACCGCTGGATATCGACTTCGATCGTGAACTCGGCCGTCGATCCGGCGGTGACCCGGGGCATCTGCAGGACCACTTGTTTGGTCCCACCGCCGAGCTCACGGATCTCCCAACGCGAAACATGGGGAGTGATGTTCTGTTTTCGCACCGTGACGGTCTGTTCGGGCCAATCGGTGGGGATCGGAAACGTCGCCAACACGTTCGTGCAGGTCACCGGTGTGGTCAGCACCAGTCCGATCCGCCAGTGCGTGATCGGCTGGTCTTCGTAGACGAGTGATTGAGCGTTCGCCCGCGGCATTGCGGCAAGCTCGACCGAGCCGATCGCGGCGGCGCTCAAGACCAACGACTTCTTCATCCATTGTCGTCGCAGAATCGATTCGTCAGTTCGCATTTTAATGCCGGCAAGAAGGTACGATGAGGTGGAATCGGTTTCGGTGATCGGCTTATGCCAGCCCGAATCGTGAACGAGGAGTCATGCATCGCCCCTCGCTCACGCGTCGCGTCTGGCACGAGCGCGTTGTCATGCCGATCGTCCCGGTGACATCCGCTACCACGCTACTGAATCATATGACTGATATAGCGTACACGGAACTCTGAGCCATAAAATGCACGAAACGCAAACGTGTGAGCATCCCCGTGCCCGTCTCACCCGCTTGCGTTTCGTGCGATTGTCGCTGGTGTCAGTTGACCGCTCGGGCACCGGGCGGAAGCGGATCTTCGTAAACGATCCGATTGCCGTCTTCGTCCACACGGTATCCGAGATCGGGATAGCCCATGTAGTTCGTCCGATAGCCTTGGGCGTCGGTGGGGGCGGGTTGCCAAACGCCGCTGTAGGGTTGAACGTAGCCTTGCCCGTCGACGATTCCGCCGGCGGCGTATCCGGATCCACAGCAGTAGGGATCGGCCGGATAGGCCCTCATCGTCTGCCCCGCCGGGGCATAACCGGTGGCACAGGGATTCGGGTTACAGCCGTAGACGCTCGCCTGAGGCGCATAGCGAGGCTGTGCGGGCAGCGGTTGGTTGCACGTCG containing:
- a CDS encoding alpha/beta hydrolase fold domain-containing protein; this translates as MSHQSRVRFAPITLALITLALIPVPRLWAQDQDTESKMRRAGASVEVYKTTEDAEGQAVSLNLYVFRPHDHKPSDRRSAIVFFFGGGWKSGTPNQFTEHCKYLASRGMVAMTADYRVLERQGTKAVQCVADGKSAVRWIREQADRLGIDPNRVVAGGGSAGGHVAACTGVIEGLDESGENSSVSSRPAALALFNPAVVLAGIDDRPPLDPEKVAGLPERMGTDPKALSPIHHVGSETPPAIIFHGKADSTVPYWTVEAFCQAIEKAGGDCELVGFDGQGHGFFNYGRGDNSSYESTIRHLDRFLVSHGFLQPASSDDATSLSTIDLSDDTGRQVIVDREAGQYLGHPTTCLLEDGKTMLCVYPKGHGRGGIVYRRSDDGGRTWSDRLPTPDNWSTSREVPTLHRVIGPDGTKRIIMWSGLYPARLAVSENDGLDWSPLKPVGDWGGIVVMGFVEALRTGKGHYLAMFHDDGRFFTENGKRTGVFTLYQTRSTDGGLTWSTPESVYQSSDVHLCEPGCIRSPDGKRLAVLLRENARRKNSHIIFSDDEGKSWSAPQELPLALTGDRHTGKYTADGRLFISYRCQSPMQDRKHRPFEGDWVGWVGSWDDLVGGRDGQYFVRLGDNTKGADTAYPGVEVLPDDTIVTTTYGHWTKGEQPYILSVRLKLSELDAFAGSK
- a CDS encoding sulfatase-like hydrolase/transferase, giving the protein MTRPLAVCFSLLCLSTLASAAPPRPNILWLSCEDISPHLGCYGDEHAITPNLDQLADEGVRYSHAFTTAGVCAPCRSGIITGMYQTTLGTHHMRCTATLPDGIHPFPKFLRDAGYFCTNNSKQDYQFKTPADTWDVSSGKAHWRDRGDDDTPFFAVFNFTGCHESGIARKSKYLDVTEVLTDDQRQDPAKLQLPPYYCDTTITREDWKRNYELITAMDHWAGGLIQQLKDDGLYENTIIMFWSDHGVGLPRAKRWLYESGTHIPLIVRIPAAYRVDDQGTPGTVCDDLVSSIDFGPTVLNLAGLDLPSYVQGQSFLGSDLPAPRQYVFGARDRMDERYDIIRMVRDKRFRYLRNFEPLKSYYQYINTCEKGATMRELRRLHDAGQLPPAAEYYFSPTKPVEELYDCEADPHEIHNLADDDAYADVLKRMRDAQTRWIADTGDLGLIPEAILAERAESLGSEYAVLRQVDADRYNKRLGEIAVAASSGPSALKTLVDAAEDGDSAIRYWAATGIGNLGTVAKQAAFESMTQLLADDSSAVRTAAARALCRMELPEAALPVLIHEMTTGAQWERLQAAIVLDEIDEQALPVIDQMRQGLQYQKGFNSDGKYRVRVTNRALNELEGTNNVVD
- a CDS encoding family 16 glycoside hydrolase; translation: MIRLTRCYFSALLLSPLLALLTSSVALAENDNPVGDAVAGDGIDFSSADFWETIDGKPVGESWEFSDGEVRLVNPRGGNGSLISRPLPPNFELSWEWNIQEKTNTGLKYRVRKFGKALFSNSFLGIEYQIIDDAPTKLDKGSTASIYDLVAPAGEKTLHPIGQWNQARVVARGNRLEHYLNGHLVASATTTGPSWDKTIALSKFYGAKDFGSPKAGDRIMLTDHGGKASYRKFQFAALEVDAADIEPPAASGPFLGNAMRNSWADQDSIVIWTRTTARPDFVADGLEFVSISTKAASKLSKETDPEKLLGAQLPEDVTLSQMLGACPGAPGRVRLMYFPGKQRYATKTTDWITTGPDSDFTAQWKLEELKPDTQYAAIIEAQSLDRDETTAVVRGAFRTAPKVNAKKDVKFCITTCHDFIRRDDGMKGHKIYPVMTEMQPDFIVHAGDIEYYDKPDPWAMTIELMRFKWGRIFALPSNRDFYSRTTSYFLKDDHDTLKNDCWAGQSYGSVSFEQGVRLFNEEQFPSLKPRYTNVRWGRDLEVWFLEGRDYRSPNSMPDGPEKTILGEEQKAWLFKTLEESTAKFKVICSPTPVVGPDRANKKDNHANEIFAHEGDQIRAKLATIDNVIVLCGDRHWQYASFDSDADLWEFGCGPGSEKHQLGWKPGDERPQHRFLRVAGGFLSGELNYTGEEKQPRLTLRHHKVDGETVSEFHFPIEGDGGEWHGDKPIR
- a CDS encoding transglutaminase-like domain-containing protein, which gives rise to MRTDESILRRQWMKKSLVLSAAAIGSVELAAMPRANAQSLVYEDQPITHWRIGLVLTTPVTCTNVLATFPIPTDWPEQTVTVRKQNITPHVSRWEIRELGGGTKQVVLQMPRVTAGSTAEFTIEVDIQRSRILPPDDTSTLVIPKRLSRDLRLYAGNSPFIDASHRSIREAAQEVEQMDADSDWHRVELAYDYVRDKVQYVEGDLKNASVALKEGKGDCEEMTSLFVAICRNLKIPARVVWIPDHCYPEFYLEDADGNGHWYPCQAAGTRQFGRMDETRPVLQKGDRFKVPEKKTPVRYVSEFFRCDRKGSGTPNPTFIRERLDA